Proteins encoded by one window of Xenopus tropicalis strain Nigerian chromosome 6, UCB_Xtro_10.0, whole genome shotgun sequence:
- the LOC101730741 gene encoding lymphocyte antigen 6E has translation MADLRVVLVLTALCIGTAVSLTCYTCSGQSTNTNCMTATNCTASQTYCKTSVIAGGIGSLSAATITKSCESICTSVSLSAIVVSTSVSCCSTDLCNTSGAAGIKPSSIGLALSLGFVLLLLRKSSL, from the exons ATGGCGGATCTCAGGGTGGTTCTGGTGCTGACAGCTCTCTGCATTGGGACAG CCGTTTCCCTGACGTGCTACACTTGCAGCGGGCAGAGCACCAACACCAACTGCATGACTGCGACCAACTGCACCGCCTCCCAGACCTACTGCAAGACGTCCGTGATCGCTGGGGGCATCG GTAGTTTATCGGCCGCCACCATCACTAAGTCGTGTGAGTCCATTTGCACTTCGGTCAGTTTGAGCGCCATCGTGGTTTCCACCTCAGTCTCCTGTTGCAGCACCGACCTGTGCAACACCAGCGGCGCCGCCGGAATCAAACCCAGTTCCATTGGCCTCGCTCTGTCCCTGGGCTTTGTGCTCCTTCTGCTCAGAAAGTCCTCCTTGTGA